The Vidua chalybeata isolate OUT-0048 chromosome 6, bVidCha1 merged haplotype, whole genome shotgun sequence genome has a segment encoding these proteins:
- the ACTR10 gene encoding actin-related protein 10: MPLYEGLGSGGEKTAVVIDLGQAFTKCGFAGETGPRCIIPSEIKKPGVSKPVKVVQYNINTEELYSYLKEFIHMLYFRHLLVNPRDRRVVIIESVLCPSHFRDTLTRVLFKHFEVPSVLFAPSHLMSLLTLGINSAMVLDCGYAESLVLPIYEGIPILSCWGSLPLGGKAIHKELEYQLLEQCTVDTGLAKGQSLPSVMGSVPEDIVEDIKVRTCFVSDLQRGLKIQAAKFNIDGSAERPSPPPDVDYPLDGEKILHVVGPIRDSVVEILFEQDNEETSVATLILDSLVQCPIDTRKQLAENLVVIGGTAMLPGFLHRLMAEIRHLVEKPKYKEALATKTFRIHTPPAKSNCVAWLGGAIFGALQDILGSRSVSKEYYSQTGRIPDWCCLNNPPLEMMFDVGKAPPPLMKRAFSTEK, translated from the exons ATGCCGCTGTACGAGGGGCTCGGCAGCGGCGGGGAGAAAACCGCCGTGGTCATCGACCTGGGACAGGCCTTCACCAA gtGTGGGTTTGCAGGAGAAACAGGACCAAGATGCATCATCCCCAGTGAAATCAAGAAACCTGGTGTCTCAAAG cctgtCAAGGTGGTTCAGTACAACATCAATACAGAGGAGCTGTATTCCTACCTGAAGGAATTTATCCACATGCTGTATTTCAG GCATCTGCTGGTGAATCCCAGGGACCGGCGTGTTGTGATCATAGAGTCAGTCCTGTGCCCTTCACACTTCAGGGACACCCTCACCAGGGTCCTTTTCAAGCATTTTGAG GTaccttctgttttgtttgctcCAAGTCACCTGATGTCTCTCCTGACACTGGGGATCAACTCTGCCATGGTGCTGGACTGTGGATATGCAGAAAGCTTGGTGCTGCCT ATCTATGAGGGAATTCCAATCCTGAGTTGCTGGGGTTCCCTTCCCCTGGGAGGAAAGGCAATCCACAA GGAGCTGGAGTATCAGCTGTTGGAGCAGTGCACGGTGGATACGGGACTGGCCAAAGGACAAAGCCTTCCCTCTGTGATGG gctcAGTCCCAGAAGACATAGTAGAGGATATAAAAG TCCGCACTTGCTTTGTGAGCGATCTCCAGCGGGGGCTGAAAATCCAGGCAGCCAAGTTCAACATTGATGGCAGTGCTGAG cGTCCCTCACCGCCTCCAGATGTGGACTATCCTTTGGATGGAGAAAAGATTCTCCATGTAGTTGGCCCCATCAG AGACTCCGTGGTGGAAATCCTCTTTGAACAGGATAATGAAGAGACATCTGTTGCCACTTTGATCTTGGATTCACTCGTTCAG TGCCCCATAGACACCAGGAAGCAGCTGGCAGAGAACCTGGTGGTGATCGGGGGCACCGCGATGCTGCCGGGGTTCCTGCACAGGCTCATGGCTGAGATCAGACACCTGGTGGAGAAACCCAAGTACAAGGAAGCTCTTGCCACTAAAACCTTCAGGATCCACACTCCCCCTGCCAAATCCAACTGCGTGGCCTGGCTGGGAG gagCAATTTTTGGAGCTCTCCAGGACATCCTTGGGAGCCGCTCTGTGTCCAAGGAATATTACAGCCAGACTGGCCGCATTCCCGACTGGTGCTGCCTCAACAACCCCCCTCTGGAAATGATGTTTGATGTTGGAAAAGCACCCCCACCACTGATGAAAAGAGCTTTTTCCACAGAGAAATAA